One part of the Paracoccus sp. MBLB3053 genome encodes these proteins:
- a CDS encoding DUF1800 domain-containing protein, with amino-acid sequence MTIDFPELAAIRLGFGLSPIMAPPPDVDALLAGLARSAPGPGAVTTAKAQELQNELMALRAVRRQDERSEKEFKAFNQRMGRTIAFDLRLRMARAVDDPTGFGERLVQFWADHFTIRPMGVGRNPLAMAFVDEAIRPHIAGRFEDMFFAADTHPMMLVYLDQNTSRGPNSMAARNRKDKKLGLNENLAREAMELHSLGAGAPYTQDDVRELAELLTGLTYDSKKGFAYRPQIAEPGAEQVLGVNYGGEKRASLDDIRAAFRDIARRPETAQYLSRKLAVHFVSDDPSPELVEAMASVWRETGGDLPQVYRVLATHPDLAANLRAKVRQPFDLVVAGFRALGITGKDVRDLEFKKFRAFAFDPMARMGQRWMNQNGPDGWPEDPQAWIAPQLLAARITWATQMPQRMLKKLPDPREMLVTTLGSTRSDGLAWAVPKAESQAEGVALILASNDFNRR; translated from the coding sequence ATGACGATTGATTTCCCGGAACTCGCCGCGATCCGCCTTGGGTTCGGATTGTCGCCGATCATGGCGCCACCGCCGGATGTGGATGCGCTTCTTGCCGGACTAGCCCGTTCCGCGCCGGGGCCGGGGGCCGTGACGACCGCCAAGGCACAGGAACTTCAGAACGAACTCATGGCGTTGCGCGCCGTGCGCCGGCAGGACGAGCGCAGCGAAAAGGAATTCAAGGCATTCAATCAGCGCATGGGGCGGACGATCGCCTTCGATCTGCGGCTGAGAATGGCCCGCGCCGTGGATGATCCGACCGGGTTCGGTGAGCGCCTGGTCCAGTTCTGGGCCGACCATTTCACAATCCGGCCGATGGGTGTAGGGCGCAACCCGCTCGCCATGGCCTTTGTGGACGAGGCGATCCGGCCCCATATCGCAGGTCGGTTCGAGGACATGTTCTTTGCCGCCGACACTCATCCGATGATGCTGGTCTATCTCGACCAGAACACCAGCCGCGGGCCGAATTCCATGGCCGCGCGCAACCGCAAGGACAAGAAGCTTGGCCTGAACGAGAATTTGGCTCGCGAGGCGATGGAGCTTCATTCGCTCGGCGCTGGCGCACCCTATACGCAGGATGATGTGCGCGAACTGGCGGAGCTCCTGACCGGGCTGACCTATGATTCGAAGAAAGGCTTTGCCTATCGGCCGCAGATCGCCGAGCCGGGCGCGGAACAGGTTCTAGGGGTCAATTACGGCGGTGAGAAGCGCGCGAGCCTCGACGATATCCGCGCCGCCTTCCGCGATATCGCCCGCAGGCCCGAAACGGCCCAATATCTTTCGCGCAAGCTCGCGGTGCATTTCGTCTCGGACGATCCTTCGCCCGAGCTTGTCGAGGCCATGGCATCGGTCTGGCGCGAAACCGGGGGCGATTTGCCGCAAGTCTACCGCGTGCTGGCGACCCATCCTGATCTGGCGGCCAATCTGCGTGCCAAGGTGCGCCAGCCCTTCGATCTCGTCGTGGCGGGGTTTCGGGCGCTTGGCATCACCGGCAAGGATGTGCGGGATCTGGAGTTCAAGAAGTTCCGTGCCTTCGCCTTTGATCCGATGGCCCGGATGGGGCAGCGCTGGATGAACCAGAACGGACCCGATGGCTGGCCCGAAGACCCGCAGGCCTGGATCGCGCCGCAGCTTCTTGCCGCGCGGATCACCTGGGCCACGCAGATGCCGCAGCGGATGCTGAAGAAGCTTCCCGATCCGCGCGAGATGCTGGTCACGACGCTTGGCAGCACCCGGTCGGACGGCTTGGCCTGGGCGGTGCCCAAGGCCGAAAGTCAGGCCGAAGGCGTGGCGCTGATCCTTGCCTCGAACGATTTCAACCGCCGATAG
- a CDS encoding CPBP family intramembrane glutamic endopeptidase, with amino-acid sequence MASAAIAVRRRRLLIEFVALYFGAPLLIALFMPGHRLFEALAVLSLVGLVLLWRTGGFNFVTLVRGWSRLPWREIGGIAVITLLIGLLVLGSTNPNALFHTLRTRPGFLPVIWVFYPFLSALPQELIFRPLFFHRYASLLPIGRSAITLNAVVFSFAHLMYWSWIVAILTFVGGWFFARAYLRHGFPAAWVLHAVAGNVLFAVGMGAYFYSGNVVRPF; translated from the coding sequence ATGGCTTCGGCAGCGATTGCAGTAAGGCGGCGTCGCCTTCTCATCGAATTCGTGGCGCTCTATTTCGGGGCGCCACTTCTGATCGCATTGTTCATGCCGGGCCACCGGCTGTTCGAGGCGCTGGCCGTTCTGTCGCTCGTCGGTCTCGTGCTCTTGTGGCGAACCGGGGGGTTCAACTTCGTGACCCTGGTGCGCGGCTGGTCGCGCCTGCCGTGGCGCGAGATCGGCGGCATTGCGGTGATCACCCTCCTGATCGGACTCCTTGTCCTGGGCAGTACGAACCCCAATGCACTGTTCCATACGCTTAGGACGCGGCCCGGCTTCCTGCCGGTGATCTGGGTCTTCTATCCGTTCCTGTCGGCTCTGCCGCAGGAGCTGATCTTTCGCCCCCTGTTCTTTCATCGCTATGCTTCGCTGCTGCCGATCGGCCGGTCGGCGATCACCTTGAACGCGGTGGTGTTTTCTTTCGCGCATCTCATGTACTGGTCCTGGATCGTCGCGATCCTGACCTTTGTCGGGGGCTGGTTCTTCGCCCGCGCCTATCTGCGTCACGGCTTCCCGGCCGCCTGGGTCTTGCATGCGGTGGCGGGAAACGTGCTCTTTGCCGTCGGGATGGGGGCCTATTTCTACTCGGGTAACGTCGTGCGACCCTTCTAG
- a CDS encoding chloride channel protein has translation MGERQRDQLSKGWGRQGIRHLRRHLAQGWNVLLMRGPGQIEFWVIALMIGICAGLAALAFRLGIAALQRLAYGTDDLTMATVAGHLPWWWVLAVPIMGGLVVGLVLDRFTPDGRVRAVADVIEGAALEGGRVELREGLASAAASVITLGTGGSSGREGPVVHLAGVISTLVANRIKASPVTGRELLGCAVAGAVAASFNAPIAGALFAHEVVLRNFAIRAFAPIAISAVAGTVINRLRFGGMTEFNLPQAGTLSFYIELPAFMILGLICALVAAALMAAIFRAETVANRIMSRTGWPRWLRPTVAGALLGLIAIPYPHIIGVGYEATSAALTGRLDLWTAVVFALVKAVAVAITLGGRMGGGVFSPALVMGALTGLAFGILATSIAPQSSGNETLYALAGMGAVGAAVLGAPISTAMIVFELTGDWQTGIAVMTSISLSTALASRMVHRSFFLTQLKRRGVHIAEGPQVWLPQKMRVTAVMRDIGSKTAPSADLLRNMVADGQMMADTLTLEQALRHFDQSGGAFFPVVREDGPTPEILGAVYHIDALRALNAALGEAAAEQHG, from the coding sequence ATGGGCGAACGACAAAGGGATCAGCTATCGAAGGGCTGGGGGCGGCAGGGCATCAGGCATCTGCGCCGACATCTTGCGCAGGGGTGGAACGTGCTTTTGATGCGCGGCCCCGGACAGATCGAATTCTGGGTCATCGCGCTGATGATCGGGATCTGCGCGGGCCTCGCCGCGCTGGCCTTCCGGCTGGGAATCGCGGCGCTGCAACGGCTCGCCTATGGGACCGACGATCTGACCATGGCGACCGTGGCTGGCCACTTGCCCTGGTGGTGGGTGCTGGCCGTTCCGATCATGGGCGGGCTTGTCGTCGGCCTGGTGCTGGACCGCTTCACCCCCGATGGCAGGGTACGCGCCGTCGCCGACGTGATCGAGGGCGCCGCGCTCGAGGGCGGCCGTGTCGAACTGCGCGAAGGGCTGGCATCGGCCGCGGCTTCGGTGATCACGCTGGGCACCGGCGGCTCGTCCGGTCGCGAAGGGCCTGTTGTCCACCTTGCGGGCGTGATCTCGACGCTGGTCGCCAACCGGATCAAGGCAAGCCCCGTGACCGGGCGCGAGCTGCTGGGTTGCGCCGTGGCAGGCGCGGTCGCGGCAAGTTTCAACGCACCGATCGCGGGCGCGCTTTTTGCCCACGAAGTGGTGCTGCGCAATTTCGCGATCCGCGCCTTTGCCCCGATCGCGATTTCCGCCGTCGCCGGGACGGTCATCAATCGATTGCGTTTCGGGGGCATGACCGAATTCAACCTTCCGCAGGCGGGGACTCTCAGCTTTTACATCGAACTCCCGGCCTTCATGATTCTCGGCTTGATCTGCGCACTGGTCGCGGCTGCGCTGATGGCCGCCATATTCCGCGCGGAAACCGTCGCCAACCGGATCATGAGCCGCACTGGCTGGCCTCGCTGGCTGCGTCCCACCGTCGCGGGGGCACTGCTGGGTCTGATCGCCATCCCCTACCCTCATATCATCGGCGTGGGCTACGAGGCCACTTCGGCCGCACTGACCGGGCGGCTGGATCTGTGGACGGCCGTCGTTTTCGCCCTGGTCAAGGCCGTCGCCGTGGCGATCACCCTGGGCGGGCGGATGGGCGGGGGGGTGTTTTCGCCTGCATTGGTGATGGGCGCGCTGACAGGGCTGGCATTCGGCATTCTGGCGACCTCGATCGCGCCGCAATCCTCGGGGAATGAAACGCTATACGCGCTCGCCGGGATGGGCGCGGTCGGCGCGGCCGTGCTGGGCGCGCCGATTTCCACGGCCATGATCGTCTTTGAACTGACCGGCGACTGGCAGACCGGAATCGCCGTGATGACCTCGATTTCGCTCAGCACCGCGCTGGCCTCTCGCATGGTGCACCGGTCCTTCTTCCTGACCCAGCTCAAGCGGCGCGGGGTGCATATCGCGGAAGGGCCACAGGTCTGGCTGCCACAGAAGATGCGGGTGACGGCGGTGATGCGCGACATCGGCAGCAAGACGGCGCCTTCGGCCGATCTGCTGCGCAACATGGTCGCGGACGGCCAGATGATGGCCGACACCCTCACGCTGGAACAGGCGCTGAGACACTTTGACCAATCCGGCGGTGCCTTCTTCCCCGTCGTGCGCGAGGACGGCCCCACCCCCGAGATCCTCGGCGCCGTCTACCATATCGACGCGCTGCGCGCCCTCAATGCCGCATTGGGCGAAGCCGCCGCCGAACAGCACGGCTAG
- a CDS encoding RNA polymerase subunit sigma (Bacteria have multiple sigma factors which are active under specific conditions; the sigma factor binds with the catalytic core of RNA polymerase to produce the holoenzyme and directs bacterial core RNA polymerase to specific promoter elements to initiate transcription) yields the protein MPEARRIAIDDMIAKTAQGNREAFDALYAATSARLYALCLSILKDRPEAETTLERLYVALWQGSAGQPPQGAAALQWLTALARYRAIERLRARQAGTSSGEGARKAGALAAVPAEIEGSAAAPILSDLDEAQAEAIRDVFLNGLTYADLALRENVAVDDLRHWMRGALLRLRN from the coding sequence TTGCCAGAAGCGCGCCGGATCGCAATTGACGACATGATCGCGAAAACCGCCCAGGGAAACCGAGAGGCGTTCGATGCGCTATACGCCGCGACCTCCGCCCGGCTTTATGCGCTGTGCCTTTCGATCCTCAAGGACAGGCCCGAGGCCGAGACGACGCTTGAACGGCTTTACGTCGCGTTATGGCAGGGCTCGGCCGGACAGCCGCCGCAGGGGGCGGCGGCCCTGCAATGGTTGACGGCCTTGGCCCGATATCGCGCGATCGAGAGGCTGCGCGCGCGCCAGGCGGGCACCTCTTCGGGAGAGGGCGCGAGAAAGGCCGGAGCCCTGGCCGCCGTTCCCGCCGAGATCGAGGGCAGCGCCGCCGCCCCGATCCTGTCGGATCTGGACGAGGCGCAGGCCGAGGCGATCCGCGATGTCTTTCTGAACGGGCTGACCTATGCCGATCTGGCCTTGCGCGAGAATGTTGCCGTCGACGACCTGCGCCACTGGATGCGCGGGGCGCTGCTGAGGCTCAGGAATTGA
- a CDS encoding glycoside hydrolase family 25 protein: MKLLGRILGILLVVALAACGGGRTYRPAGVSVGHGTGPQFGDSAPHEWVGGHPYDHRVHGIDISRWQGNIDWGRVRTSGISFAFIKATEGADHADPNFRRYWYEAGQARIPRGAYHYFYFCRSGAEQAAWFIANVPRERGALPPVLDLEWTASKTCPRRPPSHEVLREARIFKDILHRHYGQRPIIYTTVDFYRDNNLGSWPEEFWLRSVAGHPRIVYPGQPFSFWQYTGTGIVPGIQGNVDLNVFAGSAEQWRLWLRQRLQ; the protein is encoded by the coding sequence ATGAAACTTCTGGGCAGAATTCTGGGGATATTGCTTGTGGTGGCCCTGGCCGCTTGCGGCGGGGGACGAACCTACCGGCCGGCGGGTGTGTCCGTGGGCCATGGCACCGGGCCGCAGTTCGGGGATTCCGCCCCGCATGAATGGGTGGGCGGCCATCCCTATGACCACCGGGTTCACGGGATCGACATTTCGCGCTGGCAGGGCAATATCGACTGGGGACGGGTGCGTACTTCAGGGATCAGCTTTGCCTTCATCAAGGCCACCGAGGGCGCGGACCATGCCGATCCCAACTTCCGCCGCTATTGGTACGAGGCGGGGCAGGCGCGCATCCCGCGCGGCGCATACCACTATTTCTACTTCTGCCGCTCGGGCGCCGAGCAGGCGGCATGGTTCATTGCCAATGTTCCGCGAGAGCGGGGCGCGCTGCCTCCGGTGCTTGACCTGGAATGGACTGCGTCCAAGACCTGTCCGCGCCGCCCGCCGAGTCATGAAGTCCTGCGCGAGGCGCGCATCTTCAAGGATATCCTGCATCGCCACTACGGGCAGCGCCCGATCATCTACACCACGGTCGATTTCTACCGCGACAACAACCTTGGCAGCTGGCCCGAGGAATTCTGGCTGCGCTCGGTCGCGGGTCATCCCCGCATCGTCTATCCCGGCCAGCCTTTCAGCTTCTGGCAATATACCGGCACGGGCATCGTTCCGGGCATCCAGGGCAATGTCGATCTGAACGTATTTGCCGGCAGCGCCGAGCAGTGGCGCCTATGGCTTCGGCAGCGATTGCAGTAA
- a CDS encoding FAD-binding oxidoreductase — translation MPISLQAADALGQLLGARFSQSEADRDLHGQSETFHRAPPPEAVVWPISTDEVSAIMRICHEHRVPVIGWGTGTSLEGHALAVHGGIVMDLMKMDRVLEVRAGDLQASVQPGVTREALNLDLRATGLFFPVDPGANASLGGMAATRASGTAAVRYGTMRDNVLALEVVLADGTVIRTGTRAAKSSAGYDLTGLFVGSEGTLGIITELTLRLHGQPEEVASAVCAFATLEEAVECVTATIQMGIPMARIEFVDGDAARAFNMQNGTHLHEGPHLMVEFHGSPASVKDDAEKFGELAAEFGGQGFDWATTPEERAALWKMRHGAYRACLALRPGATAVVTDVCVPMSHLAEAVAAAAADIRAEGLVGPMVGHVGDGNFHAQLLVMPGNAEELAAAKRVANRMAERALAVGGTITGEHGVGIGKRPLMRAQHGEAIGVMAAIKAALDPGNIMNPGKLIPEAN, via the coding sequence ATGCCGATTTCCCTTCAGGCCGCAGACGCGCTTGGCCAGCTTCTGGGCGCGCGCTTTTCGCAATCAGAGGCCGATCGCGACCTGCATGGCCAATCCGAAACCTTTCACCGCGCCCCGCCGCCCGAGGCGGTGGTCTGGCCCATCTCGACAGATGAGGTCTCGGCAATCATGCGGATCTGCCACGAACATCGCGTTCCGGTGATCGGCTGGGGAACGGGAACCTCGCTGGAAGGCCATGCGCTTGCGGTGCATGGCGGCATCGTCATGGACCTGATGAAGATGGACCGCGTCCTAGAGGTGCGCGCAGGCGATCTGCAGGCGAGCGTCCAGCCCGGCGTCACGCGCGAGGCGCTGAACCTTGATTTGCGCGCGACCGGGCTGTTCTTCCCGGTCGATCCCGGCGCCAATGCAAGCCTTGGCGGCATGGCCGCGACGCGGGCCAGCGGCACTGCCGCGGTGCGCTATGGCACGATGCGCGACAACGTCCTGGCGCTCGAGGTCGTGCTGGCCGACGGCACGGTGATCCGCACCGGCACGCGGGCTGCGAAATCCAGCGCGGGCTATGACCTAACCGGACTGTTCGTCGGCTCGGAAGGCACGCTTGGCATCATCACAGAACTGACCCTGCGGCTGCATGGCCAGCCCGAAGAGGTCGCTTCGGCCGTTTGCGCCTTTGCCACCCTGGAAGAGGCAGTGGAATGCGTGACCGCGACGATCCAGATGGGGATTCCCATGGCGCGCATCGAATTCGTCGATGGTGACGCGGCCAGGGCCTTCAACATGCAGAACGGAACCCATCTGCACGAGGGGCCGCACCTGATGGTAGAGTTCCACGGCTCGCCCGCCTCGGTCAAGGACGATGCCGAGAAGTTCGGCGAGCTTGCGGCGGAATTCGGCGGCCAGGGCTTCGACTGGGCCACGACGCCCGAAGAACGCGCAGCGCTTTGGAAGATGCGCCACGGCGCCTATCGCGCCTGCCTTGCCCTGCGCCCGGGCGCGACGGCCGTGGTCACAGATGTCTGCGTGCCGATGTCGCATCTGGCCGAGGCGGTTGCTGCTGCTGCGGCCGATATCAGGGCCGAAGGCCTTGTCGGCCCGATGGTGGGCCATGTCGGAGACGGGAATTTTCACGCGCAGCTTCTGGTCATGCCGGGCAATGCCGAGGAACTGGCGGCTGCCAAGCGCGTGGCGAACCGGATGGCAGAGCGCGCGCTGGCGGTCGGCGGCACCATCACGGGCGAACATGGCGTCGGGATCGGCAAGCGGCCCCTGATGCGCGCCCAGCACGGCGAGGCGATCGGCGTGATGGCTGCAATCAAGGCGGCGCTGGACCCAGGCAATATCATGAACCCGGGCAAGCTGATCCCCGAGGCGAACTGA
- a CDS encoding DUF808 domain-containing protein: MSGLLALLDDVAGIAKIAAASVDDVAGQAAKAGAKAAGAVIDDAAVSPKYVHGFSAARELPIVLKIARGSIFNKLVILLPVALALSALAPGAISPLLMLGGAYLCFEGAEKVLHAVSHHKVNEPHLQVTPEGGAGLEEERVKGAIKTDFILSAEIMTIALAAIPPGDPIWMEGLILAVVGLGITFVVYGFVALIVKADDVGLHLHEQGGPLAGFGRALVHFMPGFMRVLTIVGTAAMIWVGGQIIVHGLHELGQHQPYEWVHHMSERAAQALPAAPGFAAWVVTAFLDGIFGLILGFMLIPVANYIVSPAIGAVKGMFGASA, translated from the coding sequence ATGAGCGGATTGCTGGCGCTGCTGGATGACGTCGCGGGGATCGCCAAGATCGCCGCGGCCTCGGTCGACGATGTCGCCGGCCAGGCGGCCAAGGCCGGGGCAAAGGCTGCGGGCGCGGTGATTGATGATGCCGCCGTCTCGCCCAAATATGTCCACGGCTTTTCGGCGGCCCGCGAATTGCCGATCGTGTTGAAGATCGCGCGCGGCTCGATCTTCAACAAGCTGGTGATCCTGTTGCCCGTGGCGTTGGCGCTTTCGGCGCTCGCACCCGGCGCGATTTCGCCGCTGCTGATGCTCGGGGGGGCTTATCTGTGCTTCGAGGGCGCCGAAAAGGTCCTCCACGCGGTCAGCCATCACAAGGTGAACGAACCACATCTGCAGGTGACGCCCGAGGGCGGCGCCGGTCTGGAAGAGGAACGCGTCAAGGGCGCGATCAAGACCGACTTCATCCTTTCGGCCGAGATCATGACCATCGCGCTGGCCGCCATCCCGCCGGGCGATCCGATCTGGATGGAGGGGCTGATCCTTGCCGTGGTGGGCCTGGGCATCACCTTCGTCGTCTACGGCTTTGTCGCGCTGATCGTCAAAGCGGATGATGTCGGGCTGCATCTGCACGAACAGGGCGGCCCCCTGGCCGGGTTCGGCCGCGCGCTCGTGCATTTCATGCCGGGCTTCATGCGCGTGCTGACGATCGTCGGGACTGCCGCAATGATCTGGGTGGGCGGTCAGATCATCGTCCATGGCCTGCATGAGCTGGGTCAGCACCAGCCCTATGAATGGGTGCATCACATGTCCGAACGGGCGGCCCAGGCGCTGCCTGCGGCGCCCGGTTTCGCAGCCTGGGTCGTAACCGCGTTTCTAGACGGCATTTTCGGCCTGATCCTTGGCTTCATGCTGATCCCGGTCGCAAACTACATCGTTTCGCCGGCCATTGGCGCGGTCAAGGGCATGTTCGGCGCAAGCGCCTAG
- the aspS gene encoding aspartate--tRNA ligase, producing MSVYRSHTCGELTAANAGSEIRLSGWVHRVRDHGGVLFIDLRDHYGITQVIADSDSPAFAGLEKLRAETVIRIDGKVKLRDASLVNPKLPTGEIEVYATDMEVLGASDDLPLPVFGDQDYPEETRLTYRFLDLRRETLHNNIMLRSKVVRSIRNRMWDQGFTEFQTPIITASSPEGARDFLVPSRLHPGKFYALPQAPQQFKQLIMVAGFDKYFQIAPCFRDEDPRADRSPTDFYQLDLEMSFVEQEDVFAAIQPVVQGLFEEFGNGRRVDTEWPRIPYAESMLKYGSDKPDLRNPIEMQIVSDHFRDSGFAIFAKLLEQDGTEVRAIPAPTGGSRKFADRMNAFAQAQGLPGMGYIFWRKAEDGSTEAAGPIAKALGAEKTEAIRVQLGLGEGDAAFFLGGKPENFEAVAGRARNEIGKELGLTDEGQFKFAWIVDFPMYEKGDDGRIDFSHNPFSMPQGGLDALSGDPLAVKGYQYDLACNGYELISGAIRNHKPEIMFKAFELAGYGHDEVEKRFGGMVKAFRYGAPPHGGCAAGIDRIVMLLADEQNIREVIMFPMNQRAEDLMMGAPSEPLNEQLRELRLRVLPKE from the coding sequence ATGAGCGTCTATCGCAGCCATACCTGCGGCGAGCTGACCGCCGCGAATGCCGGGTCCGAAATCCGTCTGTCCGGCTGGGTCCACAGGGTCCGGGATCACGGCGGCGTGCTGTTCATCGACCTGCGCGACCATTACGGCATCACCCAGGTCATCGCCGACAGCGACTCGCCCGCCTTTGCAGGGCTCGAGAAGCTGAGGGCCGAAACCGTCATCCGCATCGACGGCAAGGTCAAGCTGCGCGATGCCTCGCTGGTGAACCCGAAGCTGCCGACCGGCGAGATCGAAGTTTACGCGACCGACATGGAAGTGCTGGGCGCATCCGACGACCTGCCGCTGCCGGTCTTTGGCGACCAGGACTATCCCGAGGAAACCCGCCTCACCTATCGCTTCCTCGACCTGCGCCGCGAGACGCTGCACAACAACATCATGCTGCGCTCGAAGGTCGTCCGCTCGATCCGCAACCGCATGTGGGACCAGGGCTTCACCGAGTTCCAGACCCCGATCATCACGGCATCCAGCCCTGAAGGTGCGCGCGACTTCCTCGTGCCCTCGCGCCTGCATCCGGGCAAGTTCTACGCGCTGCCGCAGGCGCCGCAGCAGTTCAAGCAGCTGATCATGGTCGCGGGCTTCGACAAGTATTTCCAGATCGCGCCCTGCTTCCGCGACGAAGACCCGCGCGCCGACCGCTCGCCGACCGATTTTTACCAGCTCGACCTCGAGATGTCCTTCGTCGAGCAGGAAGACGTCTTCGCCGCGATCCAGCCTGTCGTTCAGGGTTTGTTCGAGGAATTCGGCAATGGCCGCCGCGTCGATACCGAATGGCCGCGCATTCCCTATGCCGAGTCGATGCTGAAATACGGCAGCGACAAGCCGGACCTGCGCAACCCGATCGAGATGCAGATCGTCTCGGATCACTTCCGCGACTCGGGCTTCGCGATCTTCGCGAAACTGCTTGAGCAGGACGGCACCGAGGTTCGCGCGATCCCGGCCCCGACCGGTGGTTCGCGCAAATTCGCCGATCGCATGAACGCCTTTGCGCAGGCCCAGGGCCTGCCGGGCATGGGCTATATCTTCTGGCGCAAGGCCGAGGACGGTTCGACCGAGGCCGCCGGCCCGATCGCCAAGGCGCTGGGTGCCGAGAAAACCGAAGCCATCCGCGTCCAGCTGGGCCTGGGCGAGGGCGATGCCGCCTTCTTCCTTGGCGGCAAGCCCGAGAATTTCGAAGCCGTCGCTGGTCGTGCCCGGAACGAGATCGGCAAGGAACTGGGTCTGACCGACGAGGGTCAGTTCAAGTTCGCATGGATCGTCGACTTCCCGATGTACGAGAAGGGCGACGATGGCCGCATCGACTTCAGCCACAACCCGTTCTCGATGCCGCAGGGCGGTCTCGACGCGCTGTCGGGCGACCCGCTTGCCGTCAAGGGCTACCAGTACGACCTCGCCTGCAACGGCTATGAGCTGATCTCGGGCGCGATCCGGAACCACAAGCCGGAAATCATGTTCAAGGCCTTCGAACTGGCCGGCTACGGCCATGACGAGGTCGAGAAGCGCTTCGGCGGCATGGTCAAAGCCTTCCGCTATGGCGCCCCGCCCCACGGCGGCTGCGCGGCAGGGATCGACCGCATCGTCATGCTGCTGGCCGATGAGCAGAACATCCGCGAGGTCATCATGTTCCCGATGAACCAGCGCGCCGAGGACCTGATGATGGGCGCGCCCAGCGAGCCCCTGAACGAGCAGCTGCGCGAATTGCGCCTGCGCGTCCTCCCGAAAGAGTGA
- the cobS gene encoding cobaltochelatase subunit CobS encodes MLDVNAKPTEEIDLREVFGLDSDMKVKGFAERTDRVPEIDPTYKFDPDTTHAILAGFAYNRRVMIQGYHGTGKSTHIEQVAARLNWPCVRVNLDSHVSRIDLIGKDAIKLVDGKQVTVFHEGILPWALRNPTAIVFDEYDAGRADVMFVIQRVLEADGKLTLLDQNEVITPNPYFRLFATANTVGLGDTTGLYHGTQQINQGQMDRWSLVSTLNYLSHDAEAAIVLAKNPTYNTEKGRKIIGQMVTLADLTRTAFMQGDLSTVMSPRTVIAWAQNARIFGDNVGYAFRLTFLNKCDELERQTVAEFYQRLFDEELPESAAVKAG; translated from the coding sequence ATGCTGGACGTGAACGCGAAACCCACCGAAGAAATCGACCTGCGCGAAGTCTTCGGCCTCGACAGTGACATGAAGGTCAAGGGCTTTGCCGAGCGAACCGACCGCGTGCCCGAGATCGACCCGACCTACAAGTTCGACCCCGATACGACCCATGCGATCCTGGCGGGCTTTGCCTATAACCGCCGGGTGATGATCCAGGGCTATCACGGCACCGGGAAATCCACCCATATCGAACAGGTCGCGGCGCGGCTGAACTGGCCCTGCGTGCGGGTCAACCTCGACAGCCATGTCAGCCGGATCGACCTGATCGGCAAGGACGCGATCAAGCTCGTGGACGGCAAGCAGGTGACGGTGTTCCACGAAGGCATCCTGCCCTGGGCGCTCAGGAACCCGACCGCCATCGTCTTCGACGAATACGACGCCGGCCGCGCCGACGTGATGTTCGTGATCCAGCGCGTGCTGGAAGCCGACGGCAAGCTGACCCTGCTGGACCAGAACGAGGTCATCACGCCGAACCCCTATTTCCGTCTCTTCGCGACCGCGAACACCGTGGGCCTGGGCGACACGACCGGGCTTTACCACGGCACCCAGCAGATCAACCAGGGCCAGATGGACCGCTGGTCGCTGGTCTCGACCCTGAACTACCTGAGCCATGACGCCGAAGCCGCGATCGTTCTGGCCAAGAACCCGACCTACAACACCGAAAAAGGCCGCAAGATCATCGGCCAGATGGTGACGCTTGCCGATCTGACCCGGACCGCCTTCATGCAGGGCGACCTGTCCACGGTCATGTCGCCGCGCACGGTGATCGCCTGGGCCCAGAACGCCCGGATCTTCGGCGACAACGTGGGCTACGCCTTCCGCCTGACCTTCCTGAACAAATGCGACGAGCTCGAGCGCCAGACCGTGGCCGAGTTCTACCAGCGCCTGTTCGACGAGGAACTTCCGGAAAGCGCCGCGGTCAAGGCGGGGTGA